The DNA sequence ATGGAATTATTTAACTTAGGAATAAAATCCATCTTCATCGAGAACATGGTATTTGCCTACTTCTTGGGAATGTGTTCTTTCTTGGCCGTTTCTAAAAAGGTAAGTACAGCGATGGGATTGGGTATTGCCGTAACGTTCGTATTGACGATTACAGTACCTGCGGACTGGGCATTACAGACATACGTATTGAAAGAAGGTGCTTTGGCTTGGCTTTCACCAAGTCTGGCATCAGTAGATTTATCATTCTTGCAGGCGATCATGTTTATTGCCGTTATTGCATCGATGGTACAGCTTGTAGAGATGGTGATTGAAAAAGTATCTCCAGCACTTTATGGTTCTTTGGGTATCTTCTTGCCTTTGATCGCAGTAAACTGTGCGATTTTGGGGGCGTCGATGTTCATGGTACAGCGTGAAATGGATCTTGCTGAATCAGTAGTTTATGGTTTCTCTTCAGGAATCGGCTGGTTGTTGGCAATTGTTGCTTTGGCGGCAATCCGTGAGCGTATGAAGTACTCTGATGTGCCAGATGCAATGAAAGGTCTGGGAATCACCATGGTCATCACTGGTTTGATGGGTATGGCATTTATGTCATTCATGGGAATCTCGCTTTAAGCAACTTCCCTTGATTATAAAAATGGAAAGCACCTCAATTTTGAGGTGCTTTTTTTTGTTCCTTTTGAGTGAAATTTCGTCAGTAATAACTGTAACAAGCTGACAAGTATTTGAAATTGATCAAATGCTAAAGAGGGGGAGGGAGTATAAGATGCTAAAACAACAACCTATTGAGTCCACTTCATTCCAAAAATATTTTTTCCAGCGATCTGTTCAAAAAATGGGCAGTGCTGTTTTTCGCCCCTTTAGCGGTGGCTATTGGTTTAATGATCGGTACAGGAAGCAAACTGCCATTCATTATTTTTATCGTTCCGGCGGCCATATTGTTCCTCGTTAATTTTTATAATAACCCACGTATCGGTATTTATATTGTCCTCGTGGTTGCTTTTATGCAAGCTGGCTTAACCCGCTACTACCCCGTGGCGCCTTATGGGCTTGCCGTTGATGTCTTTCTGCTGCTTCCCATCCTTTTTATTATGCTTCGGAAAGGAAAGGACCTTGATGCTTCTGATTTAAATCAGGCCGTATTCTATGTGATTTTGCTGTGGTTCAGCTATTGTATTGTTGAAATAGCCAACCCGCTCGCGCGAAGTGTTGTTGCCTGGTTTTATGCCATGCGTGGTTTGGCACTGTACCTGGTGCTGAACTTTATTTGTGGTATGCTGATATTCAATAAGCCCAAGGACATGGACCTGATGATTACCATCTGGACCGTATTTTCAATCATCGGGACCATTTGGGGCATAAAGCAGCTGTTCATTGGGGTGTCCCCTACAGAACAACGATGGCTCGATGCAGGAGCAGCAAACACCCACGTGCTTTTCGGTAAATTGCGGGTGTTTTCCTATTATTCGGATGCCGCACAGTTTGGTGCCTCCCAGGCCATGGCAGGGATTGTTTTTGGTATTTATGCCATTGCCGAATGGGCCAATAAACGGCGAAGGAACTACCTGATTTTTGCCTCCCTGATGGCTTTTTATGGAATGATCATCTCGGGTTCCCGTGGGCCTTTGGTTATTCCTGCCTTGGCGGGTTTTATGTATCTGTTGCTAAGTAAGCGTTTGAAAATCCTGATCCTCGGTTGTTCGATAGGCTTTATGGTGTTTTCAGTTTTGAAATTCACCACCATCGGGCAGACCAACTATCAAATCAACAGGATGCGTACAGCCCTGAACCCTTCTGAAGACCCATCCTTTTTAGTGCGACTGAACAGGGAAAAAATTCTTGAAGCCTATATGCACAACAAACCGATTGGTGCAGGTATCGGCATGGCAGGCTCGTGGGGGAAACGCTTTGCGCCAGGTACTTTCCTTGCGGAGCTCGGAACCGATGGTCATTACACCCGTGTGTGGGCAGAGTGTGGATTTATAGGGCTTTATGTCCATATTTTCATGATTGTTTTTATAGCAGTGAAAGGCTTTTTGGTCGTCTGGAACCTCAAAGAATCCAAAACAAGGGTCAAGCTAATTGCTATGTATGGTGGCTATTGTGGGGTGGCAGCTGCAAGTTATACCAACGGATTGATCACACAGATTCCTACGGCTCCACTCACCTACTTCGGAATAGCGTTTATTTTCCTGGGCAGGCGGTGGGAACAGGAAGCGGAAAAAGAAGAGGCGAAGTTGCTCGAAAAGCAGGAAGTTGAATAAGCGGATGCTTAATATTTGCAGGAGGGTGTTAAGTTTTTTTAATACGCTCTAAAAAAGAAAATCCCCTGAGTCATCACACTCAGGGGATTTTCTTTTGCTGATTCAGGCTTATTGATTTTGAATGGGACTGATTTTACTGCCCACATCACCAACGGCAGATTTGGCGTCGGCCTTTGCTTCAGGGTGTACGCCACTTTTAATCACCATAAACCTGCTTTTGAATTTCAGTACTTTTGATTCAAAATATTCATAAGAGATTGCGGTGATGAAAGTCGTGAATATCACACTTCCCCCATACAGCAATACATTGAATAGGGTAGGGTTTACGAGCTGAACTTCAAAATACATCAACATTTTTATGATCAGGATAATACAAATGTTGTGGTACATGTAAACGCCATAAGAGAGGTTGCCCAAAAAGTTAAAAAAGGGCCCCTCCATACTGTTAGAGGCATTCGGATGTGTTGAGAGGTTCATCAGGAACAGGGTAAATACGATACCCTCTATAATGGAAGCACCGAAAAAGTGCATCGGCAGAAACATCATCAGGACCAAACCGAACATGCTTCCATACTTACTGATGGGGTGATAAATAAGGGCGAGAAATTTCGCCTTTTGCTGATACAACACCCATGCACCAATACCCCCAAGCGTCATTTGTTCAATCTGGAAAGTATGCATCATGCGATAGGCAAAATTGATCGGTACATGCAGGGAATGCCCCGCCACGAAGTAAGACTTTGATAGGTACAACGCCAGGTCGATGCTGGTTTTAAAGGCCAAAAAGCCGATGAGAAACTGAAAGAGATTTTTTCTGAATAACCAGATCAGTACTGGCCACGCCAGGTAGAACTGCTCTTCAACACCAATAGACCATGCCTGATTTGCCCCCAGAACAGGATCAAAAGCCTGGCGGGCAACATTGGGTAAAATAGCGAGGTACAGGACTAATTTCTGCATGAAATTTTCCTGCAGGTGAATACCAAAACTGTCGAGATTGACGATTTGAGGAAGTAAGAAAAAGGCGATTATTGTTACCAAAAAGTACAAGGGCCAAATTCTTAAGGCACGACGAAGGTAGAATTTGAAAAACGCTATGTCCTTCGTTTTTTCAAGCTCAGCCATCAACAGATAGGTAATCAGGAACCCGCTCAGCACAAAGAAAAGCGATACCGCCTTATGTCCGAGGGCATCGACAAGGGTCGAGCCCCAGGCATTCTCAAGGCCAAGCCAGTATTTATGATGCTCAATATGATGGAAGATCACGGCACAGGCAGCAAAAAATCGCACACCATTGAGTCCTTTAAAGTAGATTTTCTGTTTTGATTGCTCCATTTAGGGGCTTATTTTTGGTGGGTAATTGTTGGATTTGTTTTTCTGTAACGATATCCTATTTCTTTAAGTTCCTCACCTTATTTATCATCCATGTCAGTACAAAATATATATCCCTCCGAAAGCGATAAAAAATTCAAGGTTTACAAGGCAGCTGCAGGCTCGGGAAAAACCTATACACTGGCCAAAGAATACATCGGCTTGGCGATTAAAGGTGAGCAAGCTTTCAGGTTCAGTAATATTCTTGCGGTAACCTTTACCAATAAGGCGACGCAGGAAATGAAAGACCGCATGCTCCTGTTCATGCACAGAATTGCCAAAGGAGAGGAAGGCGGCATGTGTGGTGATATTGCCGAAAATATCGGCCTGTCGCCAGAGGAAGTGCAAAAGCGCTGTGGTCGGGAACTGAAAAATATTCTTCATGCTTATTCTCAGTTTAGGGTAACGACGATCGACTCCTTTTTTCAGGAGGTGGTTCGGGCTTTTGCTAAAGATCTGGGCTTGCATGGTGATGCCCGTATTGAGATGGATTCCTCCGCAGTGATGGACAGTGTGGTGGAACGGCTGGTCAATAAATTGGGGTATGATGAAGAACTGACAGGCTGGATGGTCGCTTTTGCGGAAGAAAAATTGAACGACAATGAGCGGTGGGACTTCCGTGATGGACTGAAGAAGTTTGCCTCGAGCTTGCTCTCTGAAGAGTTCAAGGTATTTGAGAAACCACTGAGGGAAGACGTCTCAGACCCTGAAAAAATGAAGAGATTTCGGGATGAGATTAATGCGGTGGTGAAGGGTTTTGAACAACAGATGGATCAGTTGGGAAATAAAGCACTGGATATTATTGCAGCGGCA is a window from the Persicobacter psychrovividus genome containing:
- the nqrE gene encoding NADH:ubiquinone reductase (Na(+)-transporting) subunit E; the encoded protein is MELFNLGIKSIFIENMVFAYFLGMCSFLAVSKKVSTAMGLGIAVTFVLTITVPADWALQTYVLKEGALAWLSPSLASVDLSFLQAIMFIAVIASMVQLVEMVIEKVSPALYGSLGIFLPLIAVNCAILGASMFMVQREMDLAESVVYGFSSGIGWLLAIVALAAIRERMKYSDVPDAMKGLGITMVITGLMGMAFMSFMGISL
- a CDS encoding O-antigen ligase domain-containing protein, with product MSPLHSKNIFSSDLFKKWAVLFFAPLAVAIGLMIGTGSKLPFIIFIVPAAILFLVNFYNNPRIGIYIVLVVAFMQAGLTRYYPVAPYGLAVDVFLLLPILFIMLRKGKDLDASDLNQAVFYVILLWFSYCIVEIANPLARSVVAWFYAMRGLALYLVLNFICGMLIFNKPKDMDLMITIWTVFSIIGTIWGIKQLFIGVSPTEQRWLDAGAANTHVLFGKLRVFSYYSDAAQFGASQAMAGIVFGIYAIAEWANKRRRNYLIFASLMAFYGMIISGSRGPLVIPALAGFMYLLLSKRLKILILGCSIGFMVFSVLKFTTIGQTNYQINRMRTALNPSEDPSFLVRLNREKILEAYMHNKPIGAGIGMAGSWGKRFAPGTFLAELGTDGHYTRVWAECGFIGLYVHIFMIVFIAVKGFLVVWNLKESKTRVKLIAMYGGYCGVAAASYTNGLITQIPTAPLTYFGIAFIFLGRRWEQEAEKEEAKLLEKQEVE
- a CDS encoding acyltransferase, translated to MEQSKQKIYFKGLNGVRFFAACAVIFHHIEHHKYWLGLENAWGSTLVDALGHKAVSLFFVLSGFLITYLLMAELEKTKDIAFFKFYLRRALRIWPLYFLVTIIAFFLLPQIVNLDSFGIHLQENFMQKLVLYLAILPNVARQAFDPVLGANQAWSIGVEEQFYLAWPVLIWLFRKNLFQFLIGFLAFKTSIDLALYLSKSYFVAGHSLHVPINFAYRMMHTFQIEQMTLGGIGAWVLYQQKAKFLALIYHPISKYGSMFGLVLMMFLPMHFFGASIIEGIVFTLFLMNLSTHPNASNSMEGPFFNFLGNLSYGVYMYHNICIILIIKMLMYFEVQLVNPTLFNVLLYGGSVIFTTFITAISYEYFESKVLKFKSRFMVIKSGVHPEAKADAKSAVGDVGSKISPIQNQ